A region of Pseudomonadota bacterium DNA encodes the following proteins:
- a CDS encoding DUF1018 domain-containing protein, whose protein sequence is MLDHKKLAVIHIVKRELGLAEEEYRAFLEEHCGVTSARELDEAGFRRLMHAFTRSRHYRLNDEGLTLRQKLYILHLVAKLGWSDAHWRNFQKEVLPSRRAYRLQ, encoded by the coding sequence ATGCTTGATCATAAAAAGCTGGCGGTAATTCATATCGTTAAGCGGGAACTGGGGCTGGCCGAGGAGGAGTATCGCGCTTTTCTGGAAGAACACTGTGGGGTGACTTCGGCTCGGGAGCTGGACGAAGCCGGCTTTCGCCGCCTGATGCATGCCTTTACCCGCAGTCGCCACTATCGACTCAATGACGAAGGCCTGACCCTGCGGCAGAAGCTCTACATTCTGCATCTGGTTGCGAAACTGGGTTGGAGCGACGCTCACTGGCGGAACTTTCAAAAGGAAGTATTACCATCGCGCCGAGCTTACCGCCTGCAGTAA
- the leuB gene encoding 3-isopropylmalate dehydrogenase yields MLKVAVLAGDGIGPEIMRQALKVLRAAQASFSFALDYGFAEVGGCAIDSQGTALPAATLQLCEESDAILFGSVGGPQWEHLPPETQPERAALLPLRKHFDLFCNFRPARVYPSLTDACPLKPEIVKNGFDILCVRELTGGIYFGRPKGREGHGREEKAFDTMVYSRREIERIAHLAFAAARQRRGKVTSIDKANVLTTMVLWREVVNEVAAAYPEITLNHLYIDNAAMQLIRDPHQFDVMLCGNMFGDIISDEVAMLTGSMGLLASASLNQHNFGLYEPAGGSAPDIAGRGIANPIAQILSAAMMLRHSFSLPQAAAAIDQAVTDTLADGILTRDLAGDHHPAVDTETMGDAICARLVARA; encoded by the coding sequence ATGCTTAAAGTCGCGGTTCTGGCCGGAGACGGCATCGGCCCGGAGATCATGCGTCAGGCCCTGAAGGTTCTGCGGGCGGCGCAGGCAAGCTTCTCTTTTGCGCTGGACTACGGCTTCGCCGAGGTCGGCGGTTGCGCCATCGACAGCCAGGGCACGGCTCTGCCGGCGGCGACCCTGCAACTCTGCGAGGAAAGCGACGCCATTCTCTTCGGCTCGGTCGGCGGTCCGCAGTGGGAACATCTGCCGCCGGAAACCCAGCCGGAACGGGCCGCGCTGCTCCCCTTGCGCAAACATTTCGACCTGTTCTGCAATTTTCGCCCGGCCCGAGTCTACCCTTCACTGACCGATGCCTGTCCCTTAAAACCGGAAATCGTCAAAAACGGCTTTGACATTCTCTGTGTCCGCGAGCTGACCGGGGGGATCTATTTCGGCCGACCCAAAGGCCGGGAAGGCCACGGTCGGGAAGAAAAAGCCTTTGACACCATGGTCTACAGCCGGAGGGAAATCGAGCGTATCGCCCATCTCGCCTTCGCCGCGGCCCGGCAAAGACGCGGCAAGGTCACCTCCATCGACAAGGCCAACGTTCTGACGACCATGGTTTTATGGCGGGAAGTCGTCAACGAGGTCGCCGCGGCCTACCCCGAGATCACCCTCAATCATCTCTATATCGACAACGCCGCCATGCAGCTGATTCGTGACCCCCATCAGTTTGACGTCATGCTCTGCGGCAACATGTTCGGCGACATCATCTCCGACGAGGTCGCTATGCTGACCGGCTCCATGGGGCTACTCGCCTCGGCCAGCCTGAACCAGCATAACTTCGGCCTCTACGAACCGGCCGGCGGCTCGGCCCCGGATATCGCGGGTCGGGGCATCGCCAATCCGATCGCCCAGATTCTCTCGGCGGCCATGATGCTGCGCCACAGTTTTTCCCTGCCCCAGGCCGCCGCCGCCATTGACCAGGCTGTGACCGACACCCTGGCCGACGGAATTCTGACCCGCGATCTGGCCGGCGACCATCACCCGGCGGTCGATACCGAGACCATGGGCGATGCCATTTGCGCCCGTCTGGTCGCCCGCGCCTGA